From the genome of Hymenobacter cellulosilyticus, one region includes:
- a CDS encoding EVE domain-containing protein, whose protein sequence is MNYWLVKSEPSAYSWLDFTRDGRTDWTGVRNFQARNYLLQMQPGDFVLFYHSVTEKTVVGIAQVSAVAAPDATAEAGSGWVAVELRPHQALARPVALAQIKQDSRLTQIGLLRQSRLSVMPLRAEEFDVLLELGS, encoded by the coding sequence ATGAATTACTGGCTCGTAAAATCAGAACCCAGCGCCTATTCCTGGCTCGACTTCACCCGTGACGGCCGCACCGACTGGACCGGAGTGCGCAACTTTCAGGCCCGCAACTACCTGCTGCAGATGCAGCCCGGCGATTTCGTTTTGTTTTACCACAGCGTCACGGAGAAAACCGTGGTTGGCATTGCCCAGGTAAGTGCCGTGGCCGCCCCCGACGCCACCGCCGAGGCGGGCAGCGGCTGGGTGGCCGTGGAATTGCGGCCTCACCAAGCCCTGGCCCGCCCCGTGGCGCTGGCTCAGATCAAGCAGGACAGCCGCCTCACCCAGATCGGGCTTCTGCGGCAGTCGCGCCTGAGCGTGATGCCGCTGCGGGCCGAGGAGTTTGACGTGCTGCTCGAACTTGGCAGCTAA
- a CDS encoding DUF4252 domain-containing protein — translation MKNRLLTLWMLVALLAASSCRTSGPGTPARTVAEFFNKYENRSGFKATDWSAGLTTRLLLLKLGNLGGDNDLTQAISSVRSVKVLTFSPTSGSARELVAEGLTKEVDGLLANERYTPLPVTAEAGTTVMRYSARQQGDRVKEVVATGNVQGAPESFMLVAISGDFTQDQVNKLVKFLPSVSGELSK, via the coding sequence ATGAAAAACCGTCTCCTAACTCTCTGGATGCTCGTTGCGCTGCTGGCCGCCAGCAGCTGCCGCACCAGTGGCCCCGGCACTCCCGCCCGCACCGTGGCCGAATTCTTCAACAAATACGAAAACCGCTCGGGCTTTAAAGCCACCGACTGGTCGGCTGGCCTCACTACCCGCCTGCTGCTGCTCAAGCTCGGCAACCTGGGCGGCGACAACGACCTGACCCAGGCCATTTCGTCGGTGCGCAGCGTGAAGGTGCTCACCTTCTCCCCTACTTCGGGCAGTGCCCGCGAACTGGTGGCTGAAGGACTGACTAAGGAAGTAGACGGCCTGCTGGCCAATGAGCGCTACACGCCCCTGCCCGTAACGGCCGAAGCCGGCACCACCGTAATGCGCTACTCGGCCAGGCAGCAGGGCGACCGAGTAAAAGAGGTAGTTGCAACCGGCAACGTGCAGGGCGCGCCCGAATCGTTTATGCTGGTGGCTATTTCCGGCGACTTCACCCAGGACCAAGTTAATAAGCTGGTAAAGTTTCTGCCCAGCGTATCGGGGGAGCTTTCCAAGTAG